One part of the Sphingobacterium sp. LZ7M1 genome encodes these proteins:
- a CDS encoding glutamate synthase subunit beta, whose translation MGKPTGFLEFERALPQKDAVESRKQNYQEFVHSFSEEQLNKQAARCMNCGIPFCHSGCPLGNVIPEFNDAVYDGNWEEAYQILSSTNNFPEFTGRICPAPCESACVLGINKNPVAIEEIEKHIIEIAYKKGYVKPNKSYLKTGKRVAVVGSGPSGLAAAAQLNKAGHDVVVYERDDKIGGLLRYGIPDFKLDKSVIDRRVEIMEQSGVVFRTNAEVGNNVPASELDEFDAIVLAGGSTIPRNLNIPGRELKGVHYAMEFLKQQNKRVGSSPIEVEEIHAKDKNVLVIGGGDTGSDCVGTSNRHGAKSVTQFELMPTPPTARTEAMPWPSYPMLLKTTTSHEEGCQRHWSISTKEFLGDEAGNLRAALIVDLEWELDPSGRPLSFKEVEGSVREIPCELVTLAMGFLHPQHEGLLTQLGVKTTDRGNVDATETEYKTSVDKVFVAGDMRRGQSLVVWAISEGRECARKVDEYLMGTSVLESKEAVYATA comes from the coding sequence ATGGGAAAACCAACAGGATTTTTAGAATTTGAAAGAGCGCTTCCTCAGAAAGATGCTGTGGAAAGCAGAAAGCAGAATTATCAAGAGTTTGTTCATTCGTTCAGCGAGGAACAGTTAAATAAACAGGCGGCACGTTGCATGAATTGTGGGATTCCATTCTGCCATTCTGGATGTCCGCTGGGGAATGTGATACCGGAATTTAATGATGCCGTCTATGATGGCAATTGGGAGGAGGCTTACCAAATCCTTTCTTCCACCAACAACTTCCCAGAATTCACTGGCAGGATCTGTCCGGCTCCTTGTGAATCGGCATGTGTATTGGGGATCAACAAAAACCCGGTAGCCATTGAGGAAATTGAGAAGCACATCATCGAGATTGCCTATAAAAAAGGCTATGTAAAACCGAACAAGAGCTATCTGAAGACGGGAAAACGTGTAGCCGTGGTTGGCTCGGGTCCTTCCGGACTTGCGGCAGCAGCACAACTGAACAAAGCTGGGCATGATGTAGTCGTGTACGAAAGGGATGATAAAATCGGTGGTCTGTTGCGATATGGCATTCCAGACTTCAAATTGGACAAATCGGTCATTGACCGTCGAGTCGAGATCATGGAGCAATCAGGCGTAGTATTCAGGACCAATGCCGAAGTGGGCAACAATGTCCCTGCAAGCGAGCTGGATGAGTTTGACGCCATTGTATTGGCTGGAGGTTCAACTATTCCTAGGAATCTGAATATACCAGGCAGGGAACTGAAGGGCGTTCATTATGCCATGGAATTTCTAAAGCAACAGAACAAGCGCGTCGGCAGTTCTCCAATTGAAGTAGAGGAGATCCATGCCAAGGATAAAAACGTATTGGTAATCGGCGGTGGAGATACAGGTTCAGACTGTGTGGGTACATCCAATAGACATGGGGCGAAATCTGTAACACAATTTGAGCTGATGCCAACCCCTCCTACAGCTCGTACGGAAGCCATGCCTTGGCCAAGCTATCCGATGCTGTTGAAAACCACCACTTCGCATGAGGAAGGTTGCCAACGCCATTGGAGCATCAGCACCAAGGAATTTTTAGGTGATGAAGCAGGAAACTTAAGGGCTGCCTTGATCGTTGACCTGGAATGGGAATTGGATCCTTCTGGCAGACCGCTATCCTTTAAGGAAGTGGAGGGATCAGTACGTGAAATCCCTTGCGAACTGGTGACCCTGGCCATGGGTTTCTTACACCCTCAGCATGAAGGACTCTTGACCCAATTGGGCGTAAAGACAACCGATAGAGGAAATGTAGACGCTACGGAAACGGAATACAAAACCAGTGTGGACAAAGTATTTGTGGCTGGCGATATGAGAAGGGGACAATCTTTGGTCGTTTGGGCCATTTCTGAGGGCCGAGAATGCGCCAGAAAGGTTGATGAATACCTGATGGGCACTTCGGTCCTGGAAAGCAAGGAGGCGGTTTATGCCACAGCCTAA
- a CDS encoding branched-chain amino acid aminotransferase, with amino-acid sequence MSAIDNFTIQVEPTQQSRISQVDFDHLVFGKIMSDHMLVANYDNGQWEDVKIVPYGNLSVSPSMSALHYGQAIFEGIKGYKFQDGTVSIFRPDKNWERFNKSARRLEMPEVPEEIFMDGLKKLLDVDRNWIPSKEGTALYIRPFMFGTEAALGVHPSKSYQFIIITCPVGAYYSKPISLKVETHYTRAAEGGVGFSKNAGNYALSLYPTQLANNEGYDQIMWTDALEHKYIEEAGTANLIFRIGDTIITPHGDTILHGVTRRTIMELAEKWGYKAEQRKVSVQELIDGIKAGDVTEAFAAGTAATITHIDRIGFNGQDYTLPPVEGREFSNKVLAYLNDLRYGKIEDPFGWNFIVK; translated from the coding sequence ATGAGTGCCATAGATAATTTCACTATTCAAGTAGAGCCTACCCAACAATCAAGAATTTCGCAAGTAGACTTTGATCATTTAGTTTTTGGAAAAATAATGTCTGACCATATGCTGGTTGCCAATTATGACAATGGGCAATGGGAAGATGTCAAGATAGTGCCTTATGGAAACCTGAGTGTTAGCCCTTCGATGTCCGCCTTGCATTATGGACAGGCCATCTTTGAAGGTATCAAAGGTTATAAATTCCAAGATGGTACCGTGAGTATCTTCCGTCCTGATAAAAACTGGGAGAGATTCAATAAATCTGCAAGAAGACTTGAAATGCCTGAGGTTCCTGAAGAAATCTTCATGGACGGCTTAAAAAAGCTATTGGATGTAGATCGTAACTGGATCCCATCCAAAGAAGGAACTGCCCTTTATATCCGTCCGTTTATGTTCGGTACAGAGGCTGCCCTAGGTGTTCATCCATCTAAATCTTACCAATTCATTATCATCACCTGTCCTGTTGGTGCTTACTATAGCAAACCGATCAGTCTAAAGGTAGAGACACATTATACGCGTGCTGCTGAAGGTGGTGTTGGATTCTCCAAAAACGCCGGTAACTATGCTTTGTCCCTTTATCCTACCCAGTTGGCTAACAACGAAGGATATGACCAGATCATGTGGACAGATGCATTGGAACATAAATACATTGAGGAAGCCGGAACAGCTAACTTGATCTTCCGTATTGGTGATACCATAATCACGCCTCATGGAGACACTATCTTACATGGTGTTACCAGGCGTACCATTATGGAACTTGCCGAGAAATGGGGTTATAAGGCCGAGCAGAGAAAAGTTTCTGTACAGGAGCTGATCGATGGAATCAAAGCAGGAGATGTAACAGAAGCCTTTGCTGCTGGTACCGCTGCAACCATTACGCACATTGACAGAATCGGTTTCAATGGCCAAGACTATACCCTTCCTCCGGTAGAAGGTCGTGAATTCTCAAACAAGGTATTGGCGTATCTAAATGATTTGAGATACGGTAAGATCGAAGATCCATTTGGTTGGAACTTTATCGTGAAGTAA
- a CDS encoding GH3 auxin-responsive promoter family protein, producing the protein MALLNSLFTWIMKKRMHQIDLFMKYPHDVQDEWFQSLISAAEATEWGKKYGYNSIYTPDEFKERVPIQDYDDIKVYVDRMIKGEQNILWPSDIKWFAKSSGTTSDRSKFIPVSIEALEECHYQGGKDMLSIYCHNKPENKVFTGKSVVIGGSSQINNFSPDSYYGDLSSILIRNLPFWAEFKRTPNIEVTLNPNFEEKIEQIAQITIKENVTSLAGVPTWNMVMANRILEITGKDNLLEVWPNLEFYSHGGVSFKPYREQFKKLIPSDNMYYLENYNASEGYFGLQDRSDSEDLLLMLDYGIYYEFLPMEQINEECPKTLCLHEVELGKNYALIISTNAGLWRYKIGDTIRFTSLSPYRFQISGRTKQYINTFGEEVIVDNAEQALQVACKATGATIQDYTAGPVYFNDKTAGAHEWIIEFEQEPDDFQRFGEILDATLREINSDYDAKRYKNMALSFPIIHNAAKGSFYTWMKSRGKLGGQNKVPRLANSREYLDPLLKLIQAS; encoded by the coding sequence ATGGCTTTATTGAATTCTCTTTTTACTTGGATAATGAAAAAGCGGATGCATCAGATTGATCTATTCATGAAGTATCCCCACGACGTTCAAGATGAATGGTTTCAAAGCCTGATTTCTGCTGCCGAAGCAACAGAATGGGGAAAGAAATACGGCTATAACAGTATTTATACTCCTGATGAGTTTAAAGAACGGGTTCCCATCCAGGATTATGATGACATCAAGGTGTATGTAGATCGCATGATCAAGGGCGAACAGAATATCCTTTGGCCATCTGACATCAAATGGTTCGCAAAATCTTCAGGAACGACTTCCGATCGCAGTAAATTTATTCCTGTCAGTATCGAAGCATTGGAAGAGTGCCATTATCAAGGTGGTAAGGACATGCTTTCAATCTACTGCCATAATAAACCTGAAAACAAAGTCTTCACCGGAAAATCCGTTGTCATTGGTGGTTCATCGCAAATCAACAATTTCAGCCCGGATTCCTATTACGGTGATCTGTCATCCATCCTTATCCGCAATCTCCCTTTCTGGGCTGAGTTTAAGCGGACACCAAACATCGAGGTGACCCTAAACCCTAATTTCGAAGAGAAGATTGAACAGATTGCCCAGATTACCATCAAGGAAAATGTAACGAGCTTGGCCGGAGTGCCGACCTGGAACATGGTCATGGCAAACCGTATCCTTGAGATTACTGGAAAGGATAATCTATTGGAAGTATGGCCTAATCTTGAATTCTACAGCCATGGTGGCGTTAGTTTCAAGCCCTATAGAGAGCAGTTCAAGAAGTTGATCCCTTCTGATAATATGTACTATCTGGAGAACTATAATGCCTCCGAAGGCTATTTTGGACTGCAGGACCGTTCCGATTCCGAGGATCTCCTGTTGATGCTGGACTATGGAATCTATTATGAATTCCTTCCAATGGAACAGATCAATGAAGAGTGTCCGAAAACCCTTTGCTTACATGAAGTGGAATTGGGCAAGAACTATGCTTTGATCATCTCCACCAATGCGGGGCTCTGGCGGTACAAGATTGGTGATACCATCCGATTTACCTCTTTGTCTCCTTATCGTTTTCAGATCTCAGGAAGGACAAAGCAATATATCAATACCTTCGGTGAGGAAGTGATCGTGGACAATGCTGAACAGGCATTGCAGGTCGCTTGTAAAGCTACTGGGGCAACTATCCAAGATTATACGGCTGGTCCAGTCTATTTCAATGACAAGACTGCAGGGGCGCATGAATGGATCATCGAGTTTGAGCAAGAGCCAGATGATTTCCAACGATTTGGCGAAATCCTAGACGCCACACTCCGAGAGATCAACTCCGACTACGACGCTAAGCGGTATAAAAACATGGCTTTATCCTTTCCTATCATCCATAATGCAGCGAAAGGAAGTTTTTATACCTGGATGAAAAGTAGGGGTAAGTTGGGAGGACAGAACAAAGTTCCTCGATTGGCTAATAGCAGGGAATACCTGGATCCACTATTGAAGTTAATCCAAGCTTCTTAA
- the lptB gene encoding LPS export ABC transporter ATP-binding protein — MILRAEHLIKKYKQRTVVNDVSFHVEQGEIVGLLGPNGAGKTTSFYMIVGLIKPNDGHVFLDDLEITQDPMYKRAQRGIGYLAQEASVFRKLSVENNILAVLEIHYPNKEERKAKLEELLTEFSLHRVRKNRGDLLSGGERRRTEIARALAANPHFILLDEPFAGVDPIAVEEIQTIVAKLKTRNIGILITDHNVQETLSITDRAYLLTEGKIMLTGTPEEIADNELARKFYLGRHFELRRKKF, encoded by the coding sequence ATGATTCTAAGAGCAGAACATTTAATCAAGAAATATAAACAGCGAACAGTAGTAAACGATGTATCCTTCCATGTTGAACAGGGAGAGATCGTAGGTCTTTTAGGTCCAAATGGTGCTGGAAAGACAACTTCATTTTATATGATCGTTGGATTGATTAAACCAAATGATGGTCATGTCTTCTTAGATGATCTCGAAATTACCCAAGATCCCATGTACAAGCGTGCGCAGCGTGGTATTGGTTATCTTGCGCAGGAGGCTTCTGTGTTCAGGAAACTTTCTGTTGAAAACAACATCCTTGCCGTATTGGAAATCCATTACCCAAACAAAGAAGAACGCAAAGCAAAACTAGAAGAGTTATTGACGGAGTTCAGTCTGCACCGCGTGCGCAAGAACCGTGGTGACCTTTTATCGGGTGGTGAGCGTAGAAGGACTGAGATTGCCAGAGCCCTAGCTGCAAACCCTCACTTTATCCTTTTGGATGAGCCATTTGCAGGAGTTGACCCCATTGCGGTGGAAGAAATCCAAACGATCGTAGCCAAATTAAAGACCAGAAATATCGGAATCCTCATCACTGACCACAACGTTCAGGAAACTCTTTCCATTACCGATAGAGCATACCTGTTAACGGAAGGGAAGATCATGTTGACCGGTACGCCAGAAGAAATTGCCGACAACGAGCTTGCCCGTAAGTTCTATTTGGGTAGACATTTCGAATTAAGACGTAAAAAATTCTAA
- the gltB gene encoding glutamate synthase large subunit, which yields MQQEGLYNPAFEHDACGVGFVAHIKGQKSHQQVKDALTMLENMEHRGACGCDPESGDGAGIMIQLPHEFLWEECIELGIQLQEPGYYGVGMLFLPKEESMNRICRDVIAEAANERGMELLGFRAVPVNREGIGPTALGAEPEIVQFFISRPAGVANTEDFERKLFVLRRLIIQKIKLHQEYPLPLYIASLSCKTIIYKGQLTTYQVGSYFEDLRDPRVVSAFGLVHSRFSTNTFPSWSLAQPFRMIAHNGEINTLTGNLNWFYAGVRAYSSPFFTEEEMEILLPVVDRGQSDSACLDNVVELLLHSGRSLPHVMLMLVPEAWDGNEQMDPLKKAFYEYHATLMEPWDGPAALCFTDGKIIGATLDRNGLRPLRYAVTSDDRVVVASEAGALPIDEALIIKKGRQQPGKIFVVDMEAGKIRSDEEVKGELIRQQPYGEWINNYKIKLEELAEPRVTFTYLSKESVFKYQLSFGYSREDLETILTPMALTGYEPIGSMGTDVPLAVLSDQPQHISSYFKQFFAQVTNPPIDPIRERLVMSLATFIGNSGNILVEDKKFCHCVTLEHPILTSSELEKLRSIDTGVFQAKTIQSYFRADGKEGSLEAGLERLCRYADDAVRDGFEVIILSDRAIDSQHCAIPSLLAVSAVHHHLIKTGNRGAVGLVVEAGDAWEVHHFACLLAFGATAINPYMALASIRTMKEIGHLETELTWDDLKKNYVKAVCNGLLKIFSKMGISTLQSYHGAQIFEVLGIDSQVVDSYFCGAVSRIGGLNLDDIAKESLAKHWRGFENSRSAPTLLPEGGIYQWKRRGEGHLWNPQTVHLLQQACRTDDFSTYKKYATLINNQKERMFTLRGLLDFAKHRSPISIDQVEPASEIMKRFATGAMSFGSISHEAHSTLAIAMNRIGGKSNTGEGGEDEIRYQKLPNGDSMRSAIKQVASARFGVTSNYLTQADELQIKMAQGAKPGEGGQLPGHKVDDWIARVRHSTPGVGLISPPPHHDIYSIEDLAQLIFDLKNANRQARINVKLVSKAGVGTIAAGVAKAHADVILIAGYDGGTGASPISSIKHAGLPWELGLAEAHQTLVLNKLRSRVVLQADGQMKTGRDLVIATLLGAEEWGVATAALVAGGCIMMRKCHLNTCPVGVATQDPELRKLFTGKPDDVVNLFRFLAEEMREIMAELGFKSINEMVGKAQFLKKRENLGHWKVNKINFSGILHVAPNANGETLYNTEEQDHGMSMILDWGLLNQSKLALETKTPVFGTFKVKNTDRTIGTLLSNEISKIYGSEGLPDNTINFKFEGSAGQSFGAFNTKGISFELEGEANDYVGKGLSGAQLAIYPAKESNLVPKDNIIIGNVALYGATSGHLFINGMAGERFAVRNSGATAVVEGVGDHGCEYMTGGRALILGETGRNFAAGMSGGIAWIYDLAGTFKENCNKEMVDLDPLETEDETAIIALLKRHIHLTQSERASFILENWASEKNRFIKVYPREYKNVVNKKLVTA from the coding sequence ATGCAGCAAGAAGGACTTTACAACCCAGCGTTTGAGCACGATGCCTGTGGTGTTGGATTTGTAGCCCACATCAAGGGTCAGAAGTCACATCAACAGGTTAAAGATGCACTTACCATGTTAGAGAACATGGAACACCGTGGAGCTTGTGGTTGCGATCCAGAGTCGGGCGACGGCGCGGGGATCATGATCCAGTTACCTCATGAATTTCTTTGGGAAGAATGTATTGAGTTGGGCATCCAACTTCAGGAACCAGGATATTATGGAGTAGGGATGTTGTTTCTCCCGAAGGAGGAAAGCATGAACCGTATCTGCCGTGATGTCATTGCCGAAGCTGCAAATGAAAGAGGCATGGAACTATTGGGGTTCCGAGCTGTTCCGGTAAATCGAGAAGGCATAGGTCCAACCGCCTTAGGAGCAGAACCAGAAATCGTTCAGTTCTTCATCTCCAGGCCGGCAGGGGTGGCAAACACCGAAGATTTTGAACGGAAATTATTTGTCTTAAGACGCTTAATCATCCAAAAAATCAAACTTCACCAAGAGTACCCCCTTCCACTCTACATCGCTTCTCTATCTTGCAAAACCATAATTTACAAAGGACAATTAACTACTTACCAGGTAGGGTCATATTTTGAAGACCTGAGGGATCCGCGTGTGGTATCGGCATTTGGCTTGGTCCACTCTAGGTTCTCCACCAATACTTTCCCTTCATGGTCACTGGCTCAACCCTTCCGCATGATTGCGCACAATGGGGAGATCAACACCCTGACCGGAAACTTAAACTGGTTTTACGCTGGTGTTAGGGCTTATTCATCCCCATTCTTTACCGAAGAGGAGATGGAAATCCTATTGCCGGTAGTAGACCGCGGACAGTCAGACTCGGCATGTTTGGACAATGTGGTGGAGCTCTTGCTTCATAGTGGCCGTAGCTTGCCGCATGTCATGTTGATGTTGGTACCAGAGGCATGGGATGGCAACGAGCAGATGGACCCACTGAAAAAAGCTTTCTATGAATACCATGCGACCTTGATGGAGCCATGGGACGGTCCGGCAGCATTATGTTTTACCGATGGAAAAATCATCGGTGCGACCTTAGACCGTAACGGTCTGCGTCCATTGCGCTATGCAGTAACTTCAGATGACCGTGTGGTGGTCGCTTCAGAAGCTGGTGCATTGCCAATTGATGAAGCCTTGATCATCAAAAAAGGAAGACAGCAACCGGGCAAGATCTTCGTGGTGGATATGGAAGCTGGAAAGATCCGTTCGGATGAAGAAGTAAAAGGCGAATTGATCCGTCAACAACCTTATGGAGAATGGATCAACAACTATAAAATCAAATTAGAGGAATTGGCAGAGCCAAGGGTAACCTTTACCTACCTGTCCAAGGAATCTGTATTCAAATATCAATTATCCTTCGGCTATTCTCGAGAGGACCTCGAAACGATTCTGACCCCAATGGCCTTGACCGGCTATGAGCCGATCGGTTCTATGGGAACGGACGTTCCATTGGCCGTCCTTTCTGATCAGCCACAGCATATCTCAAGTTATTTCAAGCAATTCTTTGCTCAGGTTACCAATCCACCGATCGACCCGATCCGCGAACGTTTGGTGATGAGCTTGGCAACCTTTATCGGAAACTCCGGCAATATTTTGGTAGAAGACAAGAAATTCTGCCACTGTGTAACCCTTGAACATCCGATCTTGACATCCAGTGAATTGGAGAAACTACGCTCCATCGACACCGGTGTATTCCAGGCTAAAACCATTCAGAGTTATTTCCGTGCTGACGGCAAGGAAGGTTCCTTGGAAGCTGGTCTGGAAAGGCTTTGTCGCTATGCAGACGATGCCGTACGTGATGGCTTTGAAGTGATCATCCTGTCTGACCGGGCGATCGACTCCCAGCACTGTGCTATCCCTTCTCTACTAGCTGTTTCGGCAGTACACCACCACTTGATCAAAACGGGCAACCGTGGCGCCGTAGGTTTGGTCGTTGAAGCTGGAGATGCATGGGAAGTTCATCATTTTGCCTGTCTATTGGCTTTCGGAGCTACAGCCATCAACCCATATATGGCATTGGCAAGTATCCGGACCATGAAAGAGATCGGCCATCTGGAAACCGAACTGACCTGGGATGACCTGAAAAAGAACTATGTAAAGGCCGTATGCAACGGTTTGTTGAAAATCTTCTCGAAGATGGGTATTTCAACCCTGCAATCTTACCATGGTGCCCAGATCTTTGAGGTACTGGGAATAGACAGCCAAGTCGTGGACAGCTACTTCTGTGGTGCAGTCTCCAGAATTGGCGGCTTGAACCTAGATGATATCGCTAAGGAATCCCTGGCAAAACATTGGCGCGGATTTGAAAACAGCAGATCGGCACCTACCCTATTGCCGGAAGGTGGAATCTACCAATGGAAAAGAAGAGGTGAAGGTCACTTATGGAATCCGCAGACCGTGCATTTGTTGCAACAGGCCTGTAGGACAGATGATTTTTCTACCTACAAGAAATATGCAACACTGATCAACAACCAAAAGGAACGTATGTTCACCTTGAGGGGATTGTTGGATTTTGCGAAACATAGAAGTCCGATTTCCATCGACCAGGTGGAACCGGCGAGCGAAATCATGAAACGCTTTGCCACTGGTGCGATGTCCTTCGGATCGATTTCGCATGAGGCCCACAGTACCTTGGCCATTGCGATGAACCGCATCGGCGGGAAGTCCAATACGGGAGAGGGTGGTGAAGATGAAATTCGCTATCAAAAATTACCCAATGGAGATTCCATGCGTTCGGCAATCAAACAGGTTGCTTCGGCACGCTTTGGGGTAACATCCAATTACCTGACCCAAGCGGATGAATTACAGATAAAAATGGCGCAAGGCGCCAAACCAGGAGAAGGAGGACAGCTACCGGGACATAAAGTAGATGACTGGATCGCGAGAGTGAGACACTCTACGCCTGGAGTGGGCCTGATATCCCCGCCGCCACACCATGATATCTATTCCATTGAGGATTTGGCGCAATTGATATTCGACCTGAAGAATGCCAATAGACAAGCGCGCATCAATGTAAAATTGGTGTCGAAAGCTGGAGTAGGTACCATTGCAGCAGGGGTTGCCAAGGCACATGCCGACGTGATCCTGATTGCCGGTTATGATGGTGGAACTGGAGCCTCTCCAATCAGCTCCATCAAACATGCAGGACTACCTTGGGAACTAGGCTTGGCCGAAGCCCATCAGACCCTTGTACTGAACAAACTTCGCAGCCGTGTGGTATTGCAAGCAGACGGACAGATGAAGACCGGTAGAGACTTGGTGATCGCCACTTTATTAGGGGCTGAAGAATGGGGCGTTGCAACAGCAGCGCTGGTAGCTGGCGGCTGTATCATGATGCGTAAATGCCATCTGAACACCTGCCCTGTAGGTGTTGCAACCCAAGATCCCGAACTGAGAAAGCTATTCACCGGAAAACCGGACGATGTCGTGAACCTATTCCGCTTTTTGGCGGAAGAAATGCGCGAGATCATGGCAGAGTTAGGATTTAAATCCATCAATGAAATGGTTGGTAAAGCTCAATTCCTGAAGAAAAGAGAAAACCTAGGCCACTGGAAAGTAAATAAAATCAACTTCTCGGGCATATTACACGTAGCTCCAAACGCAAACGGAGAAACCCTGTACAATACGGAAGAACAGGACCATGGCATGAGCATGATCTTGGATTGGGGATTATTGAACCAATCAAAATTGGCGCTGGAAACCAAGACTCCAGTTTTTGGCACCTTTAAGGTGAAAAACACCGATCGTACCATCGGAACCCTATTATCCAATGAGATCTCGAAGATCTATGGTTCAGAAGGTCTTCCGGACAATACCATCAACTTTAAGTTCGAAGGTTCTGCCGGTCAGTCCTTCGGCGCATTCAATACCAAGGGAATCTCCTTTGAACTGGAAGGCGAAGCCAATGACTACGTAGGAAAAGGGCTTTCAGGAGCACAGTTGGCCATATATCCTGCGAAGGAAAGTAATTTGGTGCCAAAGGATAATATCATTATCGGCAATGTGGCCCTATATGGTGCAACTTCTGGCCACCTATTTATCAACGGAATGGCCGGAGAGCGTTTCGCGGTAAGGAATTCGGGAGCGACTGCCGTTGTGGAAGGCGTTGGTGACCACGGTTGTGAATACATGACCGGCGGAAGGGCCTTGATCTTAGGCGAGACCGGAAGGAACTTTGCCGCGGGAATGAGTGGTGGTATCGCATGGATCTATGACCTTGCGGGCACCTTCAAAGAGAACTGCAACAAGGAAATGGTTGACCTGGATCCATTGGAAACCGAGGATGAAACTGCCATCATTGCCTTGCTGAAACGCCATATCCACCTGACCCAAAGCGAGCGGGCCAGCTTTATCTTGGAAAATTGGGCATCGGAAAAGAACCGATTCATCAAAGTGTACCCAAGAGAGTACAAGAATGTGGTGAACAAAAAATTAGTAACAGCATAA
- the era gene encoding GTPase Era — protein MSHKAGFVSIIGKPNAGKSTLMNALVGEKMSIITPKAQTTRHRIIGIVNDADYQIVFSDTPGVIKPNYDLQESMMNFVMSSLIDADVILFVTDIHEKYDENDVLEKLRNTSSPVAVIINKVDKSSEEEVKAKIAFWEEKINPDTVFPISALLGYNVEAVMAYIKSKLPVHPPYYEKDELTDKSMRFFVSEIIREKVFKLYDKEIPYSTEVVVTSFKEEAHITRIAAEIIVERDSQKNIIIGKAGAMIKKVGTYARQDIEEFIGGKVFLELFVKVLPDWRSKKNYLKRFGYED, from the coding sequence ATGTCACATAAAGCAGGATTCGTGAGTATCATCGGTAAACCTAATGCGGGTAAATCGACCTTGATGAATGCCCTAGTGGGTGAAAAGATGTCCATCATAACCCCTAAGGCTCAGACAACTAGACACCGTATCATCGGAATTGTCAACGATGCAGACTATCAGATTGTTTTTTCTGATACCCCTGGGGTAATAAAACCAAATTATGATCTTCAAGAGTCCATGATGAACTTTGTTATGAGTTCATTGATCGATGCTGATGTTATTTTATTTGTTACAGACATCCATGAAAAATATGATGAAAACGATGTATTGGAAAAATTAAGGAACACCAGTTCTCCAGTTGCGGTGATCATCAACAAAGTTGATAAATCTTCGGAAGAAGAGGTGAAAGCCAAGATTGCATTCTGGGAAGAGAAGATCAATCCGGATACGGTATTCCCTATTTCGGCTTTGCTAGGCTATAATGTGGAAGCGGTCATGGCTTATATCAAAAGTAAATTGCCGGTACACCCACCCTATTACGAGAAAGACGAACTGACCGATAAGAGCATGCGTTTCTTTGTTTCGGAGATTATCCGTGAAAAGGTATTTAAGCTATATGACAAGGAAATCCCTTATAGCACGGAGGTCGTGGTCACTTCTTTCAAGGAGGAAGCTCATATCACCCGTATTGCAGCAGAGATCATCGTGGAGCGTGATTCACAGAAAAACATTATCATCGGAAAGGCTGGTGCCATGATCAAGAAAGTCGGGACCTATGCCCGTCAGGACATTGAGGAGTTTATTGGCGGAAAGGTCTTCCTGGAACTTTTTGTGAAGGTGCTGCCTGATTGGAGAAGCAAGAAAAACTACCTGAAGAGGTTTGGTTATGAGGATTAA